A window of the Zerene cesonia ecotype Mississippi chromosome 12, Zerene_cesonia_1.1, whole genome shotgun sequence genome harbors these coding sequences:
- the LOC119830640 gene encoding conserved oligomeric Golgi complex subunit 8: protein MAQELRELCQLLFQDSSTENTEYFSDITDYIKKIGSQNWEQIAKEPERLTDEMKHLTEQTQDLAFTNYKTFVETAEISRTIMKDLGKSKDSLAVFLETTPTFVTECEKFSQAASDIVEDKKQYSNIRNQSDKLLELLELPSLMREALNSEDYESALDIFTFVRNLSKRYSNIPIVQNTTREIMTLWYETLYHLFNQLHYDLPLPQCLQILGYLRRANIVFKSTEEDQNYTNGNKNATSDGLHLHFLKARNAWFTKALEDAKSTESPDKLLRRIVELHRIHLFNVLTQHKSIFLSDSQESKVRDDELSGTSALSCWLKQKVEDLANTLNQNLYKEDETSFESLLNQCMYLCLSFGRVGADLRCVLTPLFRNNVLMQFNASIEKADNNFELYMKTYKVASIKNVPRPINENLASGPPEILLDYYPLAEYCNGLLNVLNSMRVTAPLNLVKDVYNGFRRSFDKAVQVLISFYHREQQAFTDIERQNYSSFCVCFTEDLVPYISKCLSVSFPPSQIAETLGVTLTVLQESKILYIDQAKLCQPLNNITGLSI from the exons ATGGCACAAGAATTAAGAGAATTGTGTCAATTATTATTCCAGGATTCTTCCACAG AAAATACTGAATATTTCTCGGATATAACCGATTATATTAAGAAGATTGGTTCGCAAAATTGGGAACAAATTGCAAAAGAACCTGAGCGTTTAACTgatgaaatgaaacatttaactGAACAAACGCAAGATTTGgcttttacaaattacaaaacatttgtCGAAACGGCTGAGATATCGCGAACAATAATGAAAGATCTTGGTAAATCAAAAGATTCTTTAGCAGTATTTTTAGAAACAACACCAACATTTGTGACAGAATGTGAAAAATTCTCACAAGCTGCTTCAGATATAGTTGAAGACAAAAA GCAATACAGTAACATCAGAAATCAAAGTGACAAGTTGCTTGAACTCTTAGAATTGCCATCTTTAATGAGGGAAGCTTTAAATTCTGAGGACTATGAAAGTGCACTTGATATATTCACATTTGTACGGAATTTATCAAAGAGATATTCTAATATACCAATAGTTCAG aataCTACTAGGGAAATAATGACTTTATGGTATGAAACTTTGTATCATCTTTTTAATCAGTTACATTATGATTTACCACTACCCCAATGTTTGcaa ATATTGGGTTACTTGCGGCGGgccaatattgtatttaaatccACTGAAGAGGatcaaaattatacaaatggGAATAAAAATGCCACTTCGGATGGCTTGCACTTACATTTCCTGAAGGCTAGGAATGCGTGGTTTACAAAAGCTCTTGAGGATGCTAAAAGTACAGAAT CCCCAGATAAGTTGTTAAGGAGGATTGTTGAATTGCACAGAATTCATTTGTTCAATGTTCTAACTCAAcacaaatcaatatttttatcagaCTCCCAAGAGTCTAAAGTGAGAGATGATGAATTGAGTGGAACTAGTGCGTTGTCTTGCTGGTTAAAGCAAAAG gTTGAAGATTTAGCAAATACTTTAAatcaaaacttatataaagAAGATGAGACAAGCTTTGAGTCATTATTAAACCAGTGTATGTATTTGTGCTTGTCATTTGGAAGAGTGGGAGCCGATTTGAGATGTGTGCTTACTCCTTTATTCAGGAATAATGTTTTGATGCAATTTAATGCTAGTATAGAGAAGGCTGATAACAATTTTGAACTGTATATGAAAACATACAAAGTTgctagtataaaaaatgtaccaaGACCAATAAATGAGAACCTGGCATCTGGCCCTCCAGAAATTTTACTAGATTATTATCCTTTAGCGGAATATTGTAATGGCTTGTTAAATGTTCTTAATTCTATGAGAGTAACTGCCCCTCTGAATCTAGTAAAAGATGTTTATAATGGTTTTCGTAGATCCTTTGATAAAGCTGTTCaggttttaatttcattctaTCATAGAGAACAACAAGCTTTTACGGATATTGAGAGGCAAAATTACAGTTCGTTTTGTGTTTGCTTCACTGAAGATTTAGTGCcatatatatcaaaatgtttGTCAGTTTCCTTCCCTCCATCCCAAATAGCAGAAACACTAGGTGTTACTCTTACTGTTCTTCAAGAAAGTAAGATCCTGTACATAGATCAAGCTAAATTATGTCaacctttaaataatatcactgGCCTTTCTATCTAA
- the LOC119830639 gene encoding DNA repair protein RAD50: MAGIKSLAVRGIRSFGPEECDEQRISFEKPLTLILGQNGCGKTTIIECLRYAVTGQMPPGSRNECFVHDAKVNRSTEVMGQVKLKIVNAKDKQLEVSRSMRVTALQKKKTKFQTLDSFLSVIDENGKAKDISSRCADLDIVMHEELGVSKAILNSVIFCHQEDSSWPLDEGKKVKERFDEIFDADKYSDCIDKLRKIRKEYATTLKLLEQEVAHLTDKKQELDKKKLDVVNTESRISEAELKLSELTHELNPITEKINAIVVLQKNLVSFESKKEKIKTRLEHCQTQEQELKKSIQNVFEGTTAELQENITNYAATAKTKQKELDESYKKNSSFNKEEEKIANEKTANEVKFNKLIMLESQNQEKIDKRNSLIVETGKLADLEIEKVETDEDADKGMNTITQKIKELQDNLKEQKGVADDEEKKFQHHVDQCRDALSRQKEKISNKEGDIQTNKKDIAKIEKQITDVNKSKQRLETVETKLKTAEEDFERIKNELNTEESQKEINENEKLIETNEQELEVLNEKVTKLQKQTAKIKEKDMIEELVKQKEKQLTVLKNKHKVALTELVGDIQSNFAVSVNKLECELRSEVDSAKQKIKEKQMEITRLEADRKHARDQLNERKAELTKAEDQMYKACGTQTYDATLAKITSTVEKLQDEQNVLQSSMFIIAKYKNQLKDNNCCPLCNRGFETDTEVSDLITQLTTQVMNVPAKLEKVTEELQKSSAKKDDLLSMKSLNERIISLKEKEIPQLEKRLSDIDTELSSATEETDELSMTMIEPEKRLQTARSLAGDMPLLDRFTNDLKTANKDLETIKAQCTDIITDMTLDKATTQQSSVRQRLSALRSQVKSAQTALNAHNKKLHNATEKKIKLKEEVVNIQKKVQDLVNLQENLKQMEANKEKYLVELKELQDGIAPLEADLKEKQNAKSEVVKKNRNEIDIKNNYIMKVVNAFDKVKIIDLEIRQHKERNIQKEMDKIKEANEKLMEKQKQIMADRDVLTKKIDSLRDELAKQEIYKRNLDDNLKLRKAQTEIETCEKDLADINEKLSGVNTEMLSQKEELISKQTKIFREKAQTEGMLGEMKESLKQYRSELKRSASAGVEARHRERACSLHVTRAVDRDARDLLAALDRCLLQFHRDKMENINLIIREMWRKIYRGNDIDYIEIKTEGTMNADSDRRKYDYRVVQCKNGVEIDMRGRCSAGQKVLACLIIRLALAETFSSKFGILALDEPTTNLDQENIQSLCSALGEIVQERMTQKNFMFIIITHDREFIESLGNIDKVTHYYEVSRNEEGKSRIKKIRFT, from the exons atggcGGGAATAAAATCTTTGGCAGTACGAGGTATCCGCAGTTTTGGTCCTGAAGAATGTGATGAGCAAAGGATTTCCTTTGAAAAACCTTTGACACTAATACTCGGTCAAAATGGGTGCGGTAAAACTACAATTATTGAATGTTTACGATATGCAGTAACAGGTCAAATGCCTCCGGGTAGCCGAAATGAATGCTTTGTACATGATGCTAAAGTCAACAGGTCGACTGAAGTAATGGGTCAAGTAAAATTAAAG atagtCAATGCTAAAGATAAGCAACTGGAGGTATCAAGATCAATGAGAGTAACAGCATTACAAAAGAAGAAAACCAAGTTCCAGACTTTGGATTCTTTCCTTTCAGTCATAGATGAAAATGGAAAGGCAAAAGATATATCTTCAAGATGTGCTGACTTGGACATTGTTATGCATGAAGAACTAG gTGTGTCAAAAGCAATATTGAACTCCGTCATATTTTGCCATCAGGAAGATTCAAGCTGGCCTTTAGATGAAGGCAAAAAAGTGAAAGAGAGGTTTGATGAGATTTTTGATGCTGATAAGTACAGTGATTGTATAGATAAGCTGAGAAAAATAAGAAAGGAATATGCTACAACTCTCAAGTTGCTTG AGCAAGAGGTCGCTCACTTAACAGACAAGAAGCAAGAATTAGATAAAAAGAAGTTAGATGTTGTCAACACTGAGTCGAGAATCTCTGAAGCTGAGTTGAAATTGAGTGAATTGACCCATGAGCTGAATCCTATTactgaaaaaattaatgcCATTGTTGTATTACAGAAGAATTTGGTTTCTTTTGAGTCAAAAAAGGAGAAGATTAAGACTAG ACTAGAACATTGCCAGACCCAAGAGCAAGAACTGAAGAAAAgcatacaaaatgtttttgaagGAACAACAGCTGaattacaagaaaatatcA cgAACTATGCAGCAACAGCTAAAACTAAACAGAAAGAACTAGATGAATCCTACAAAAAGAATTcttcatttaataaagaagaGGAGAAAATAGCTAATGAGAAAACAGCAAATgaagttaaatttaacaaactgATTATGTTGGAAAGCCAAAATCAAGAGAAAATTGATAAAAGAAATTCTTTAATTGTGGAGACTGGTAAACTTGCTG ATCTAGAAATTGAGAAAGTGGAGACAGATGAAGATGCAGATAAAGGCATGAATACCATTACTCAAAAGATTAAGGAGCTACAAGACAATCTGAAGGAGCAGAAGGGGGTGGCTGATGATGAGGAAAAGAAGTTCCAGCATCATGTGGACCAGTGTAGAGATGCTTTG TCGcgacaaaaagaaaaaatatcaaacaaagaGGGtgatattcaaacaaataagaaGGATATAGCAAAAATAGAGAAACAAATAACAGATGTGAATAAATCAAAGCAAAGACTAGAAACTGTCGAGACAAAATTGAAGACTGCTGAAGA ggaTTTTGAACGGATCAAAAATGAACTCAATACTGAAGAAAGtcaaaaggaaataaatgaaaatgaaaaactaattgaaacaaatgaaCAAGAGCTCGAAGTGTTAAATGAAAag GTAACAAAGctacaaaaacaaacagcaaaaattaaagaaaaggatatgatTGAGGAATTGGTTAAGCAAAAGGAGAAGCAATTGACAGTTTTAAAGAACAAACATAA agtGGCTTTGACTGAACTAGTAGGAGACATTCAAAGTAATTTTGCTGTATCTGTGAACAAATTGGAATGTGAACTCAGATCTGAAGTGGATTCAGCAAAACAGAAGATCAAAGAGAAGCAAATGGAA ATAACTCGTCTAGAAGCTGATCGAAAGCACGCCCGCGACCAACTCAACGAACGTAAAGCGGAACTCACTAAAGCAGAGGACCAAATGTATAAAGCTTGTGGTACACAGACATACGACGCTACACTAGCTAAAATAACGTCAACTGTTGAAAAACTTCAG GATGAGCAAAATGTTCTACAATCatcaatgtttataatagCTAAGTATAAAAATCAACTAAAAGACAACAATTGCTGTCCACTGTGCAACCGAGGTTTTGAAACAGACACAGAG GTATCAGATCTCATAACACAATTAACAACACAAGTCATGAATGTGCCGGCCAAGCTTGAGAAAGTAACAGAGGAATTACAGAAGTCCTCAGCAAAGAAAGATGATTTGCTCAGTATGAAGTCGCTCAATGAGAGAATCATCAGCCTTAAAGAGAAGGAGATTCCACAGTTGGAAAAACGTCTCAGTGATATTGACACT GAATTATCAAGTGCTACAGAGGAAACAGACGAGCTCTCGATGACCATGATAGAGCCCGAGAAGCGCTTGCAGACGGCGCGCTCGCTCGCCGGCGACATGCCGCTGCTCGACCGCTTCACTAATGATTTGAAAACGGCCAATAAAGAT CTAGAAACAATTAAAGCGCAATGCACGGACATCATAACAGACATGACGCTGGACAAAGCGACAACGCAGCAGAGCTCGGTGCGGCAACGTCTCTCCGCGTTGCGGTCGCAAGTGAAGAGCGCGCAAACTGCGCTCAACGCACACAATAAGAAACTACATAACGCAACTGAGAAGAAGATTAAACTGAAGGAGGAAGTCGTTAATATTCAGAAGAAG GTTCAAGATCTAGTCAACCTGCAAGAGAACCTAAAGCAAATGGAAGCAAACAAAGAGAAATATTTAGTTGAGTTAAAAGAACTTCAAGATGGTATCGCGCCTCTCGAAGCCGAtctgaaagagaaacaaaatgCTAAAAGCGAGGTTGTTAAAAAGAATAG GAAcgaaatagatataaaaaataattacattatgaaAGTCGTAAATGCCTTTGATAAAGTAAAGATCATAGACTTAGAGATCCGCCAACACAAGGAAAGAAACATCCAGAAGGAAAtggataaaattaaagaagcCAATGAGAAATTGATGGAAAAACAGAAACAGATTATGGCCGACCGGGATGTTCTCACAAAGAAGATAGATAGCTTGAGGGATGAGCTAGCTAAGCAAGAG ATATACAAACGAAACTTGGACGACAACTTAAAATTACGTAAAGCCCAAACTGAAATCGAGACTTGCGAGAAAGATTTGGCAGATATCAACGAGAAACTGAGCGGAGTTAATACAGAGATGTTGTCTCAGAAGGAAGAACTGATTTCCAAACAGACTAAGATATTTAGAGAGAAAGCACAGACTGAGGGAATGTTGGGCGAGATGAAG GAGAGCCTGAAGCAGTACCGGTCGGAGCTGAAGCGCAGCGCGAGCGCGGGCGTGGAGGCGCGGCACCGCGAGCGCGCGTGCTCGCTGCACGTGACGCGCGCCGTGGACCGCGACGCGCGCGACCTGCTCGCCGCGCTCGACCGCTGCCTGCTGCAGTTCCACCGCGACAAGATGGAGAACATCAACCTTATCATACG TGAAATGTGGAGAAAAATATACCGGGGAAATGACATTGACtacatagaaattaaaacagaGGGTACTATGAATGCCGACTCGGATCGTCGGAAGTACGATTATAG GGTGGTCCAATGTAAAAATGGTGTGGAAATAGACATGCGTGGACGCTGCAGTGCAGGACAGAAGGTGCTAGCCTGTCTCATCATACGCCTGGCTTTAGCCGAAACATTTAGTTCCAA aTTCGGTATCCTCGCGCTGGACGAGCCGACAACGAATTTAGACCAAGAGAACATTCAAAGTTTGTGTTCAGCTCTTGGAGAAATAGTTCAAGAGAGAATGACCCAGAAGAACTTTATGTTTATCATCATCACCCACGACAGGGAGTTCATCGAATCTCTAGGAAATATTGATAAAGTCACACATTATTACGAAGTTTCAAGAAATGAAGAAGGAAAATCTAGAATTAAGAAAATcagatttacataa